In Hypanus sabinus isolate sHypSab1 chromosome 30, sHypSab1.hap1, whole genome shotgun sequence, one DNA window encodes the following:
- the rpl11 gene encoding 60S ribosomal protein L11 produces MADQTEKKENPMRELRIRKLCMNICVGESGDRLTRAAKVLEQLTGQTPVFSKARYTVRSFGIRRNEKIAVHCTVRGAKAEEILEKGLKVREYELRKNNFSDTGNFGFGIQEHIDLGIKYDPSIGIYGLDFYVVLGRPGFSIADKKRKRGRIGAKHRISKEEAMRWFQQKYDGIILPGK; encoded by the exons ATGGCG GACCAAACTGAGAAGAAAGAAAACCCTATGCGTGAGCTTCGTATCAGAAAGCTCTGTATGAATATCTGTGTTGGTGAAAGTGGTGATCGACTTACTCGAGCTGCGAAAGTACTGGAACAGCTAACAGGCCAAACACCTGTGTTCTCCAAAG CTCGCTATACTGTGAGATCTTTTGGTATCAGGAGAAATGAAAAGATTGCTGTTCACTGCACAGTCCGTGGTGCAAAAGCCGAAGAAATTCTGGAAAAGGGCCTTAAA GTTCGTGAATATGAATTGAGGAAAAATAACTTCTCTGACACTGGCAACTTTGGCTTTGGCATTCAGGAGCATATTGATTTGGGTATCAAGTATGACCCAAGCATTGGTATCTATGGTTTGGATTTTTATGTG GTTCTGGGTAGACCAGGCTTCAGCATTGCTGATAAGAAGCGTAAACGTGGCCGCATTGGAGCTAAACACAGGATCAGCAAGGAGGAGGCCATGCGCTGGTTTCAACAGAAG TACGATGGTATCATTCTCCCAGGAAAATAA
- the LOC132383478 gene encoding elongation factor 1-alpha 1-like isoform X2, whose protein sequence is MGKGSFKYAWVLDKLKAERERGITIDISLWKFETSKYYITIIDAPGHRDFIKNMITGTSQADCAVLIVAAGVGEFEAGISKNGQTREHALLAYTLGVKQLIIGINKMDSTEPPFSEARYNEITKEVSTYIKKIGYNPATVAFVPISGWNGDNMLEQSQNMNWFKGWSITRKNENLSGTTLLEALDCIQPPERPIKKPLRLPLQDVYKIGGIGTVPVGRVETGVLKPSMLVQFAPNPVITEVKSVEMHHEGLLEALPGDNVGFNIKNVSVKDIRRGYVAGDSKNDPPTQTADFIAQVIILNHPGQISAGYAPVLDCHTAHIACKFSELKEKIDRRSGKKLEDSPKFVKSGDAAIVHMIPSKPMCVESFSEYPPLGRFAVRDMRQTVAVGVIKSVTKKDIATKTTKAAAKALSKK, encoded by the exons ATGGGCAAAGGATCCTTCAAGTATGCCTGGGTTTTAGATAAACTGAAGGCTGAACGTGAGCGTGGTATTACCATTGACATCTCTCTTTGGAAGTTTGAAACTTCAAAGTACTACATCACCATCATTGATGCCCCAGGACACAGAGACTTCATCAAGAACATGATTACTGGAACCTCACAG GCTGACTGCGCTGTGCTGATAGTTGCAGCTGGTGTGGGGGAGTTTGAAGCTGGTATCTCAAAGAACGGACAGACAAGGGAACATGCTCTGCTTGCCTACACCTTGGGTGTCAAGCAGCTCATCATTGGTATCAACAAGATGGACTCCACTGAACCCCCATTCAGCGAGGCAAGATACAATGAAATCACGAAGGAAGTCAGCACATACATCAAGAAGATCGGCTATAACCCAGCAACTGTAGCATTTGTTCCTATCTCTGGTTGGAATGGTGACAACATGCTAGAACAAAGTCAGAAT aTGAACTGGTTCAAAGGTTGGTCAATTACCAGGAAAAATGAAAACCTCTCTGGTACCACACTGCTTGAAGCTCTCGACTGCATTCAGCCTCCAGAGCGCCCAATAAAGAAACCTCTTCGTCTCCCTCTCCAGGATGTCTACAAGATTGGAG gcattggCACAGTACCAGTCGGTCGGGTTGAGACAGGTGTTCTGAAACCATCCATGTTGGTGCAGTTTGCTCCCAATCCAGTCATCACTGAAGTGAAATCTGTGGAAATGCACCATGAAGGCTTGCTAGAAGCTCTTCCTGGTGACAATGTTGGTTTCAACATCAAGAACGTCTCTGTTAAGGATATCCGTCGGGGTTATGTTGCTGGTGACAGCAAAAATGACCCTCCAACACAAACTGCTGATTTTATTGCACAG gttatTATCCTGAACCATCCTGGTCAAATATCTGCTGGCTATGCCCCAGTACTTGATTGTCATACTGCTCACATTGCCTGCAAGTTCAGTGAGCTGAAGGAGAAAATTGATCGTCGATCTGGCAAGAAGTTGGAAGATAGCCCCAAATTTGTAAAGTCTGGAGATGCAGCCATTGTTCACATGATACCATCTAAGCCCATGTGTGTCGAGAGCTTTTCTGAATATCCACCTCTTG GTCGTTTTGCTGTCCGTGATATGAGACAGACGGTGGCTGTTGGTGTTATCAAGTCCGTTACTAAGAAGGATATTGCCACAAAAACCACCAAGGCTGCCGCTAAAGCATTAAGCAAGAAGTGA
- the LOC132383478 gene encoding elongation factor 1-alpha 1-like isoform X1 has product MGKEKTHINIVVIGHVDSGKSTTTGHLIYKCGGIDKRTIEKFEKEAAEMGKGSFKYAWVLDKLKAERERGITIDISLWKFETSKYYITIIDAPGHRDFIKNMITGTSQADCAVLIVAAGVGEFEAGISKNGQTREHALLAYTLGVKQLIIGINKMDSTEPPFSEARYNEITKEVSTYIKKIGYNPATVAFVPISGWNGDNMLEQSQNMNWFKGWSITRKNENLSGTTLLEALDCIQPPERPIKKPLRLPLQDVYKIGGIGTVPVGRVETGVLKPSMLVQFAPNPVITEVKSVEMHHEGLLEALPGDNVGFNIKNVSVKDIRRGYVAGDSKNDPPTQTADFIAQVIILNHPGQISAGYAPVLDCHTAHIACKFSELKEKIDRRSGKKLEDSPKFVKSGDAAIVHMIPSKPMCVESFSEYPPLGRFAVRDMRQTVAVGVIKSVTKKDIATKTTKAAAKALSKK; this is encoded by the exons atgggcaaagaaaagaCGCACATCAACATCGTTGTCATTGGACACGTCGATTCTGGCAAATCTACCACCACAGGTCATCTGATCTACAAATGTGGTGGAATTGATAAGAGAACCATCGAAAAATTTGAGAAGGAAGCTGCTGAG ATGGGCAAAGGATCCTTCAAGTATGCCTGGGTTTTAGATAAACTGAAGGCTGAACGTGAGCGTGGTATTACCATTGACATCTCTCTTTGGAAGTTTGAAACTTCAAAGTACTACATCACCATCATTGATGCCCCAGGACACAGAGACTTCATCAAGAACATGATTACTGGAACCTCACAG GCTGACTGCGCTGTGCTGATAGTTGCAGCTGGTGTGGGGGAGTTTGAAGCTGGTATCTCAAAGAACGGACAGACAAGGGAACATGCTCTGCTTGCCTACACCTTGGGTGTCAAGCAGCTCATCATTGGTATCAACAAGATGGACTCCACTGAACCCCCATTCAGCGAGGCAAGATACAATGAAATCACGAAGGAAGTCAGCACATACATCAAGAAGATCGGCTATAACCCAGCAACTGTAGCATTTGTTCCTATCTCTGGTTGGAATGGTGACAACATGCTAGAACAAAGTCAGAAT aTGAACTGGTTCAAAGGTTGGTCAATTACCAGGAAAAATGAAAACCTCTCTGGTACCACACTGCTTGAAGCTCTCGACTGCATTCAGCCTCCAGAGCGCCCAATAAAGAAACCTCTTCGTCTCCCTCTCCAGGATGTCTACAAGATTGGAG gcattggCACAGTACCAGTCGGTCGGGTTGAGACAGGTGTTCTGAAACCATCCATGTTGGTGCAGTTTGCTCCCAATCCAGTCATCACTGAAGTGAAATCTGTGGAAATGCACCATGAAGGCTTGCTAGAAGCTCTTCCTGGTGACAATGTTGGTTTCAACATCAAGAACGTCTCTGTTAAGGATATCCGTCGGGGTTATGTTGCTGGTGACAGCAAAAATGACCCTCCAACACAAACTGCTGATTTTATTGCACAG gttatTATCCTGAACCATCCTGGTCAAATATCTGCTGGCTATGCCCCAGTACTTGATTGTCATACTGCTCACATTGCCTGCAAGTTCAGTGAGCTGAAGGAGAAAATTGATCGTCGATCTGGCAAGAAGTTGGAAGATAGCCCCAAATTTGTAAAGTCTGGAGATGCAGCCATTGTTCACATGATACCATCTAAGCCCATGTGTGTCGAGAGCTTTTCTGAATATCCACCTCTTG GTCGTTTTGCTGTCCGTGATATGAGACAGACGGTGGCTGTTGGTGTTATCAAGTCCGTTACTAAGAAGGATATTGCCACAAAAACCACCAAGGCTGCCGCTAAAGCATTAAGCAAGAAGTGA